In Physeter macrocephalus isolate SW-GA chromosome 2, ASM283717v5, whole genome shotgun sequence, a single window of DNA contains:
- the NMUR1 gene encoding neuromedin-U receptor 1 produces the protein MATQATRLIEVHPSPPPPCGTQTFPPLSWPWPGSESAEQSQVERALTWESAQAPLCLNCSTLPGDRSLGARSPVPCNDSKALGPFDPQDLNLTDEELRLKYLGPQQTELFVPICVTYLLIFVVGAVGNALTCAVILRHRAMRTPTNYYLFSLAVSDLLVLLLGLPLELYEMWRNYPFLLGAGGCYFRTLLFETVCLASVLNVTALSVERYVAVVHPLQARSVVTHTHVRRVLGVVWGLALLCSLPNTSLHGIRQLDVPCRGTVPDSAVCTLVRRRALYNLVVQATALLFFCLPMATISVLYLLIGLRLRRDRLLILRQEAKGRARTSDGRRLQPLQDRSRTQVTKMLFALVVVFGICWAPFHIDRLMWSLVSRWTEGLHLAFQYVHVVSGVFFYFSSAANPVLYSLMSSRFRDTFREALCLGTRCRRHGPHRSSHSLSRVTTGSTLCDTGSPGSRAQPLAENGGPEGRQETEPSREEPQAASP, from the exons ATGGCCACACAAGCCACACGGCTTATCGAGGTGCATCCCAGCCCCCCACCACCTTGTGGGACCCAgacctttcctcctctctcctggccATGGCCTGGCTCAGAGTCAGCCGAGCAGAGCCAGGTCGAAAGGGCTCTGACCTGGGAAAGTGCCCAG gctCCTCTCTGCCTCAACTGCTCCACCCTCCCTGGAGACAGGTCCCTGGGTGCAAGGAGCCCGGTGCCCTGCAACGACAGCAAGGCCCTGGGGCCCTTTGACCCCCAGGACTTGAACCTGACTGATGAGGAGCTCAGGCTCAAGTACCTGGGGCCCCAGCAGACGGAGCTGTTCGTGCCCATCTGTGTCACGTACCTGTTGATCTTCGTGGTGGGCGCCGTGGGCAACGCGCTGACCTGCGCGGTCATCCTGCGCCACAGGGCCATGCGCACGCCCACCAACTACTACCTCTTCAGCCTGGCCGTGTCGGACCTGCTGGTGCTGCTCCTGGGTCTGCCCCTGGAGCTCTACGAGATGTGGCGCAACTACCCTTTCCTGCTGGGCGCCGGTGGCTGCTACTTCCGCACGCTGCTCTTCGAGACTGTCTGCCTGGCCTCGGTGCTCAACGTCACCGCCCTGAGCGTAGAGCGCTACGTGGCCGTGGTGCACCCGCTGCAGGCCAGGTCCGTAGTGACGCACACGCACGTGCGCCGCGTGCTCGGGGTCGTCTGGGGCCTCGCcctgctctgctctctgcccAACACCAGCCTGCACGGCATTCGGCAGCTGGACGTGCCCTGCCGGGGCACGGTGCCCGACTCGGCCGTGTGCACCCTGGTCCGCCGGAGAGCCCTCTACAACCTGGTCGTGCAGGCCACCGCGCTGCTCTTCTTCTGCCTGCCCATGGCCACCATCAGCGTGCTCTACCTGCTCATCGGGCTGCGGCTGCGGCGTGACAGGCTGCTGATTCTCAGGCAGGAGGCCAagggcagggccaggactagCGATGGCCGCAGGCTCCAGCCGCTGCAGGATAGGAGTCGGACACAGGTGACCAAGATGTTGT TTGCCCTGGTCGTGGTGTTTGGGATCTGCTGGGCCCCGTTCCACATCGACCGCCTCATGTGGAGCCTCGTGTCCCGCTGGACCGAGGGCCTGCACCTGGCCTTCCAGTACGTGCACGTCGTCTCCGGCGTCTTCTTCTACTTCAGCTCGGCCGCCaaccctgtgctctacagcctcaTGTCCAGCCGCTTCCGGGACACCTTCCGGGAGGCCCTGTGCCTCGGGACCCGGTGCCGCCGCCACGGACCCCACCGCAGCTCCCACAGCCTCAGCAGGGTGACCACGGGCAGCACCCTGTGTGACACGGGCTCCCCCGGCAGCAGGGCCCAGCCCCTGGCTGAGAACGGTGGCCCAGAGGGGCGGCAGGAGACGGAGCCCTCCCGAGAGGAGCCTCAGGCAGCTTCACCCTGA